One window from the genome of Streptomyces sp. NBC_00287 encodes:
- a CDS encoding bleomycin resistance protein, translated as MTEKTIPILPCQTLQPVLDFYTALGFEVTFEQRNPNPYAVVERGDIQLQFFGMKRYEPADSFSTCYVQTDDVDGLYEAFRGGLKAEYGRIPTRGLPRIGPLKDMSYGVRQFLMTDPGGNCIRIGQPTSDDPHHRPAPKDAFARALHHASLLADSKEAPASAAKIVDRVLDLEDEQPTRVQLFQLLVLRADIAGHLGDKKAAASALARAEAIRLTPEEQHAARDALRRLEDLEQGT; from the coding sequence ATGACTGAGAAGACCATCCCGATCCTCCCGTGCCAGACCCTCCAACCCGTGCTCGACTTCTACACCGCCCTCGGTTTCGAGGTGACCTTCGAGCAGCGAAACCCCAATCCGTACGCGGTCGTCGAGCGCGGTGACATCCAGCTCCAGTTCTTCGGCATGAAGCGGTATGAGCCGGCCGACTCGTTCAGCACCTGCTACGTCCAGACCGACGACGTCGACGGGCTGTACGAGGCGTTCCGGGGCGGGCTCAAGGCCGAGTACGGAAGGATTCCGACGCGAGGGCTGCCGCGCATCGGGCCGCTGAAGGACATGTCGTACGGCGTACGGCAGTTCCTCATGACCGATCCGGGAGGCAACTGCATCCGCATCGGGCAGCCGACGAGCGACGACCCGCACCACCGGCCCGCGCCCAAGGATGCCTTCGCGCGCGCCCTGCACCACGCGTCCCTCCTCGCCGACTCCAAGGAAGCCCCGGCAAGCGCCGCGAAGATCGTCGACCGTGTGCTGGACCTGGAGGACGAGCAGCCGACGCGCGTGCAGCTGTTCCAACTCCTGGTGCTGCGTGCGGACATCGCCGGGCACCTCGGGGACAAGAAGGCGGCGGCTTCGGCGCTTGCCCGGGCCGAGGCGATCCGCCTCACCCCCGAAGAACAGCACGCAGCCCGTGATGCTCTCAGGCGCCTGGAGGATCTGGAACAGGGGACGTGA
- a CDS encoding YciI family protein: MEYLCYHRDRPGSLPLRDELLEAHWSYMDGYAAQMIARGPTLADDGDTPTGSVHIVDLPDSAAARAFAFDEPNYQAGAYRDVLVRRWRNLLGRTMWDFPGGRSGGNRYLVLGLGEGQPADLTVPPDRNELIAYGPLLSDDGDTWLGTAILLRAPNPDTARAALTSDRYAEIEVHNWQFGGRE; encoded by the coding sequence ATGGAGTACCTCTGCTACCACCGCGACCGCCCCGGCTCCCTCCCCCTGCGCGACGAACTGCTCGAAGCGCACTGGTCCTACATGGACGGATACGCGGCGCAGATGATCGCACGCGGCCCGACGCTCGCCGACGACGGCGATACACCGACGGGCAGCGTGCACATCGTCGACCTGCCCGATTCCGCCGCGGCCCGCGCCTTCGCCTTCGACGAGCCCAACTACCAGGCAGGCGCGTACCGGGACGTGCTGGTGCGCCGGTGGCGCAACCTCCTCGGACGCACGATGTGGGACTTCCCCGGCGGCCGCAGCGGCGGCAACCGATACCTCGTACTCGGCCTCGGCGAAGGGCAGCCCGCCGACCTCACCGTGCCACCCGACCGCAACGAACTCATCGCATACGGCCCCCTGCTGTCCGACGACGGCGACACCTGGCTGGGCACCGCGATACTGCTCAGAGCCCCCAACCCGGACACGGCACGCGCCGCCCTGACCTCGGACCGGTACGCCGAAATCGAGGTCCACAACTGGCAGTTCGGCGGACGGGAGTAA
- a CDS encoding VOC family protein — protein MVSVLQNVAIDCADAYELALFWSRVTGRPLHPEDKPGARETQVMLAEGPVLYFNQVPEAKKDKNRIHLCLRPETTREQEVERLLGLGATLVTDLRNPDGTGWAVLADPEGNEFCVLRSESDRAATVSGITS, from the coding sequence ATGGTTTCGGTATTGCAGAACGTGGCGATCGACTGTGCGGACGCCTATGAACTGGCCCTGTTCTGGAGCAGGGTGACTGGCCGTCCGCTGCATCCGGAGGACAAACCGGGTGCCCGGGAGACGCAGGTGATGTTGGCGGAGGGCCCGGTCCTGTACTTCAACCAGGTGCCCGAGGCCAAGAAGGACAAGAACCGCATCCATCTGTGTCTACGCCCCGAGACCACACGTGAGCAGGAAGTGGAACGGCTGCTCGGCCTCGGTGCCACCCTGGTCACGGATCTGCGGAATCCCGACGGCACCGGCTGGGCGGTACTGGCCGACCCCGAGGGCAATGAATTCTGCGTTCTGCGCAGCGAGTCCGACCGAGCCGCGACGGTTTCCGGGATCACGTCATGA
- a CDS encoding DUF5990 family protein: MLLRIDADDLPGLTCLTAEGEDPGYRNVHVAVQRRDRPAELLDLQPGDAPHATWTLECTTTASATGIDVRGPYVQGRPGERFIYLSWGTVDESGTFTMFRRAKLMLDAVPTDILDTAARDGLLVGHLGLTDACGMPLCARVVPPRITWTAERIPVRPGQAGRVS, translated from the coding sequence ATGCTCCTTCGCATCGACGCCGACGACCTGCCCGGCCTGACCTGCCTCACCGCCGAGGGCGAGGACCCGGGCTACCGCAACGTCCACGTCGCCGTACAACGCCGCGACCGCCCGGCCGAACTCCTCGACCTCCAACCGGGCGATGCGCCGCACGCGACCTGGACCCTGGAGTGCACCACGACCGCATCGGCCACCGGCATCGACGTGCGGGGCCCGTACGTGCAGGGCCGCCCGGGCGAGCGGTTCATCTACCTGTCCTGGGGCACCGTCGACGAATCCGGCACCTTCACCATGTTCCGCCGCGCCAAGCTCATGCTCGACGCCGTCCCCACCGACATCCTCGACACCGCGGCCCGCGACGGCCTGTTGGTCGGCCACCTGGGCCTGACCGACGCATGCGGCATGCCGCTGTGCGCGCGGGTCGTACCGCCGCGAATCACCTGGACCGCGGAACGCATTCCCGTTCGCCCGGGACAGGCAGGCAGGGTTTCTTGA
- a CDS encoding winged helix-turn-helix domain-containing protein: protein MNEDDRGESAGSVYDRVERALVSEIEAGTYPLGAMLPPQREMADRFGVSRDTVQRVLKSLQDQGYIESRQGSGSRVVRTPSGRGIPTRTARVAPHLREETSRGENSGSVHDRVERALLSEIEAGTYPLGTRLPTQRDVARRFEVSRDTVQGVFRSLRDQGYIESRQGSGSRVVRTPSGRGSRARTDQGPVRLDSHIDEAFRSRDVTIDAFTLTGESLDLHMRLCAEKMRAGELRPESIRVRLLQPRTDGDFKLATPVGDPEDRRALERLRTLRFSFTASISGVLRELQAVGQVASVSFEHRETPMAPMQKLYLFNGTEVLAGYYTVLRRPVHLEAEEQIEIYDVLGLGAALYHHSATGAPPDPESTAIVNRARRWYEHMWANAE, encoded by the coding sequence TTGAACGAGGACGATCGGGGGGAGAGCGCAGGCTCCGTATACGACCGCGTTGAGCGGGCGCTCGTGAGCGAGATCGAGGCTGGGACTTACCCCCTCGGCGCGATGCTTCCTCCCCAACGTGAAATGGCCGACCGTTTTGGCGTGTCCCGCGACACGGTGCAGCGTGTGCTGAAGTCGCTGCAGGACCAGGGATACATCGAGTCACGGCAGGGCAGCGGAAGCCGCGTAGTCCGGACACCGAGCGGACGCGGAATTCCAACGAGGACGGCGCGCGTTGCCCCCCACTTACGAGAGGAGACCAGCCGCGGGGAGAACTCAGGCTCCGTACACGATCGCGTCGAGCGGGCGCTGTTGAGTGAGATCGAGGCTGGGACTTACCCCCTCGGTACGAGGCTTCCAACCCAACGTGACGTCGCCCGGCGTTTTGAGGTGTCTCGCGACACGGTGCAGGGCGTGTTCAGGTCGCTGCGGGACCAGGGGTACATCGAGTCACGGCAGGGCAGCGGAAGCCGCGTTGTCCGGACGCCGAGCGGACGCGGAAGCCGGGCGAGGACGGACCAAGGTCCTGTGCGCCTTGACTCCCATATAGACGAGGCCTTCAGGTCCCGGGACGTCACCATCGATGCCTTCACATTGACGGGTGAGTCGCTGGACCTGCACATGCGTTTGTGTGCCGAGAAGATGCGGGCCGGGGAACTCAGGCCCGAGTCGATTCGTGTGCGACTGCTGCAGCCCCGGACCGACGGCGACTTCAAACTGGCCACGCCGGTGGGTGATCCCGAAGACCGACGGGCACTTGAGCGTCTCCGAACTCTGCGGTTTTCGTTCACGGCCTCGATCAGCGGCGTGCTCCGAGAGCTTCAGGCCGTGGGGCAGGTGGCGAGCGTCAGCTTCGAGCACAGGGAGACTCCGATGGCTCCCATGCAGAAGCTGTACCTGTTCAACGGCACCGAGGTCCTCGCCGGCTACTACACCGTCCTACGGCGCCCGGTACACCTCGAGGCGGAGGAACAGATCGAGATATACGACGTCCTCGGACTCGGCGCGGCCCTCTACCACCACTCCGCGACCGGCGCGCCCCCGGATCCGGAGAGCACCGCCATCGTGAACAGGGCCAGGCGATGGTACGAGCACATGTGGGCGAACGCGGAGTAG
- a CDS encoding VMAP-C domain-containing protein — MTPQPDDLPDIAAQRTYALVVGVESYDVSSGWRLPGAALDAHHFARWLTGSGQVPPANVRLFLSPLPSTTVPCVDDFPEHLPATEANIKQALLHELPSCDGDLLWIYWAGHGFVDDHGDALLPYSNAAAPSISNLNLGSALRLWKSTSVAHGRFRHQVAVVDACRVDRRRTPKLHFEAHEYGKGAMTDERRQFVLYAAPPGGAARNEAGRQSGLFTRSLLHRLDGLSVGQGTHRLTAIAHGVQADFDELRQAKGGIWQTPTFEIHRGWNGSAIFGDAWTASAPSGAPQLDQEAWNRLAALTKGRGLPPYAHDAYRWAFDVCECAAPLAGSPPMVGLTEIVRDLDARQGRPGIPLTLPFVRYLAAHAQDREWGARLDAWVEDTRARIGAGPVPPAPEPPTEPAALHVQLAKDHRQDDAYTVRIWRYEGRFTSEWESEASLKLSEARSEVGGRIAALIEEFDDRDPQGIAPGVGRIEVHIPRKLIDEEFEGWAVPAGPEGTFEPMGVLFEVVVRCPDERRGAARQKWRQKWESFERHGKGRWEAPTLDARHPIWLLAEDQAPGILSRLLQAGELPVCVLVPGDRALLSDALDAAHMSGVPIVVWRRGAPLNGSAGDLPSALTASGDEIDLRNLPSRLRRRRIEASVALSSEQADQGDSHPFALLWDDPNRRPDPRALRP; from the coding sequence GTGACCCCTCAGCCCGACGACCTGCCCGACATCGCAGCCCAGCGAACGTACGCCCTTGTGGTCGGGGTGGAGTCCTACGACGTCAGCAGCGGCTGGCGGCTACCGGGAGCGGCCCTCGACGCCCACCACTTCGCCCGCTGGCTCACCGGTTCCGGCCAGGTGCCGCCCGCCAACGTGCGTCTGTTCCTCTCCCCGTTGCCCTCGACCACCGTCCCCTGCGTGGACGACTTTCCGGAGCATCTGCCGGCGACCGAGGCGAACATCAAACAGGCCCTCCTGCATGAACTCCCGTCCTGTGACGGCGACCTGCTGTGGATCTACTGGGCCGGACACGGCTTCGTCGACGACCACGGAGACGCGCTGCTGCCCTACTCCAACGCCGCCGCCCCCAGCATCAGCAATCTCAACCTGGGCTCGGCCCTGCGCTTGTGGAAGTCCACCTCCGTGGCGCATGGACGCTTCCGGCACCAGGTCGCCGTCGTCGACGCCTGCCGCGTGGACCGTCGGCGCACCCCCAAACTGCACTTCGAGGCACACGAATACGGCAAGGGGGCCATGACCGACGAGCGCCGTCAGTTCGTTCTCTACGCGGCACCGCCAGGAGGGGCGGCCCGGAACGAGGCGGGTCGGCAGTCGGGCCTTTTCACCAGGTCGCTGCTGCACAGGCTCGATGGTTTGAGCGTCGGGCAGGGCACGCACCGCCTGACGGCCATCGCGCATGGAGTCCAGGCCGACTTCGATGAACTCCGCCAGGCGAAAGGGGGCATCTGGCAGACACCGACCTTCGAGATCCACCGCGGATGGAACGGCTCAGCGATCTTCGGCGACGCCTGGACCGCATCCGCCCCCAGCGGCGCCCCGCAACTGGACCAGGAGGCCTGGAACCGACTCGCCGCCCTGACCAAGGGCCGTGGTCTGCCGCCGTACGCCCACGACGCCTACCGCTGGGCCTTCGACGTCTGCGAGTGCGCTGCCCCACTGGCCGGCAGCCCGCCCATGGTCGGGCTCACGGAGATCGTCCGCGATCTCGACGCGCGGCAGGGGCGGCCCGGCATCCCGCTCACCCTGCCGTTCGTCCGTTACCTGGCCGCTCACGCCCAGGACCGGGAGTGGGGCGCAAGGCTGGACGCCTGGGTGGAAGACACCCGCGCCCGGATCGGCGCCGGGCCGGTACCACCCGCACCGGAACCCCCGACGGAGCCTGCCGCACTCCACGTCCAACTCGCCAAGGACCACAGGCAGGATGACGCGTACACGGTGCGTATATGGCGGTACGAGGGCCGATTCACCTCGGAGTGGGAGTCCGAGGCCTCCCTCAAACTGTCGGAGGCACGCAGCGAGGTCGGCGGGCGCATCGCGGCCCTCATCGAGGAGTTCGACGACAGGGACCCGCAGGGAATCGCCCCGGGCGTCGGACGCATCGAGGTGCATATCCCTCGCAAGCTGATCGACGAGGAGTTCGAAGGCTGGGCGGTCCCCGCCGGGCCGGAGGGCACGTTCGAGCCCATGGGGGTCCTTTTCGAAGTCGTGGTGCGCTGCCCCGACGAGAGAAGGGGAGCCGCACGTCAGAAGTGGCGGCAGAAATGGGAGTCGTTCGAACGCCACGGCAAAGGCCGGTGGGAGGCGCCCACGCTCGATGCCCGCCACCCGATCTGGCTCCTCGCCGAAGACCAGGCGCCGGGCATCCTCTCCAGGCTCCTGCAAGCCGGGGAGCTACCGGTGTGCGTCCTGGTCCCCGGTGACCGTGCACTGCTGAGTGACGCACTGGACGCCGCGCACATGTCCGGGGTCCCGATCGTGGTGTGGCGGCGGGGCGCACCGCTGAACGGCTCCGCAGGCGATCTACCCTCCGCGCTGACCGCGTCCGGCGACGAGATCGACCTGCGGAACCTGCCGAGCCGGCTGCGCAGACGGCGTATCGAAGCCAGTGTCGCTCTGTCGTCGGAGCAGGCGGACCAGGGCGACAGCCACCCCTTCGCACTCCTGTGGGACGATCCGAACCGGAGACCCGACCCCAGGGCACTGAGACCGTGA
- a CDS encoding SAV_2336 N-terminal domain-related protein produces MIDRLHQILAGAGVETGPEELADILWLARCMAAPHQAPVADHHPSPTGRPGRAKGPEPAVRQSPAPGPPRPKSRRTGPKRGDALFAATEPPRKPSTEPRPPGGPEASQERSRQYGVPVRVSRAASLDDPLAVMRALRPLGRRRIAGNRMELDEELTVEAGIDHHMLLPVLRPIRDRWLDLTLVVDTHRSMLLWHDLLAEIHTLLTQTGLFRTLRIWFLRATDSARPGERITVSATPDGQPRSPREVTTGRQHGLILLVSDTVSDVWHRPELRETVGQWCTHNAVALLNVLPERLWARGAVHPAPCLIRATGPATPNISWSLAAPPDDPASGQPRPQAVLPVVDASPQMLSVLASLVSGSGRRHSLPCLPLDADWSKGEFPGEPQLGPGDDGPTDAGDTDRAALRAVRWFEESASPAARELAGYLSAVPLTLPVMNLVRRVMLPDSDHGHLAEVALGGLLEPWEEYHRADPTYLEFRFLPGVRDALIGGRLRQQIATVRELVRQEVTAYLDERRTTDDFPALRHTTAETATRIIAPDAVPFARTTAPGAPAVSDLLLDGIARAFEEPEVSIDAVVGSAIALLAAVLPQVRRITEGQVLPASIRVRLLSLGGEGDSGDIEALRHLLEDVRSSPIEVTFEARASASQPPTELYLINSRTVLTSYFHLPGESAQELHAQPEERLEETLEWFNSWWELLGER; encoded by the coding sequence GTGATCGACAGGCTGCACCAGATTCTCGCGGGCGCCGGCGTGGAGACGGGGCCTGAGGAACTCGCCGACATCCTGTGGCTGGCCCGCTGCATGGCAGCCCCTCACCAGGCCCCGGTGGCGGACCATCACCCCAGCCCAACCGGTCGGCCGGGCCGTGCCAAGGGCCCCGAACCCGCCGTACGGCAATCTCCCGCCCCTGGGCCGCCCCGGCCCAAGTCCCGCCGTACGGGCCCGAAGAGGGGCGACGCCCTGTTCGCCGCCACCGAGCCGCCACGGAAGCCGTCCACCGAGCCCCGGCCCCCGGGCGGTCCCGAAGCCTCGCAGGAGCGAAGTCGACAGTACGGCGTACCGGTGCGCGTCAGCCGGGCAGCGTCCCTGGACGACCCCCTCGCCGTCATGCGTGCGCTGCGCCCCCTGGGCCGCCGCCGTATCGCGGGCAACCGCATGGAACTGGACGAGGAGCTGACCGTCGAGGCCGGCATCGACCATCACATGCTGCTGCCGGTCCTACGCCCGATCCGGGACCGATGGCTCGACCTGACCCTCGTCGTGGACACCCACCGCTCGATGCTGCTCTGGCACGACCTGCTCGCGGAAATCCACACGCTCCTCACCCAGACCGGTCTCTTCCGCACCCTGCGGATATGGTTCCTGCGCGCCACCGACAGCGCGCGACCGGGCGAGCGCATCACCGTGTCCGCCACCCCCGACGGCCAGCCACGCAGCCCCCGGGAAGTCACCACCGGCCGGCAGCACGGCCTGATCCTGCTGGTGAGCGACACGGTCTCCGACGTATGGCACCGGCCCGAACTTCGCGAGACGGTCGGACAGTGGTGCACACACAACGCGGTGGCGCTGCTCAACGTTCTGCCCGAACGCCTTTGGGCCCGCGGTGCCGTCCACCCGGCCCCCTGCCTGATACGCGCCACCGGACCCGCCACCCCCAACATCTCCTGGAGCCTCGCCGCACCGCCCGATGACCCCGCGAGCGGCCAACCCCGTCCGCAGGCCGTGCTGCCGGTGGTCGACGCGTCCCCGCAGATGCTGTCCGTGCTCGCCTCGCTGGTCTCCGGTAGCGGCCGCCGGCACAGCCTGCCCTGCCTTCCGCTGGACGCCGACTGGTCCAAGGGCGAGTTCCCCGGCGAGCCGCAGCTCGGGCCGGGCGACGACGGGCCGACCGACGCCGGCGACACGGACCGGGCCGCGCTGCGCGCGGTGCGCTGGTTCGAGGAGAGCGCCTCGCCCGCCGCCAGAGAACTCGCGGGATACCTCTCGGCCGTTCCCCTCACCCTCCCCGTGATGAATCTCGTACGTCGCGTCATGCTCCCCGATTCGGACCACGGGCATCTCGCCGAAGTGGCGTTGGGCGGACTCCTGGAGCCCTGGGAGGAGTACCACCGGGCCGACCCGACGTATCTGGAGTTCCGATTCCTCCCCGGTGTCCGCGACGCGCTCATCGGCGGCCGGCTCCGGCAGCAGATCGCCACCGTGCGCGAACTCGTACGCCAAGAGGTCACCGCCTACCTGGACGAGCGCCGCACCACCGACGACTTCCCGGCGCTCCGGCACACCACCGCCGAGACCGCCACCCGCATCATCGCCCCCGACGCGGTCCCTTTCGCCCGTACGACGGCTCCCGGGGCCCCGGCCGTCTCCGACCTGCTCCTGGACGGCATCGCTCGCGCCTTCGAGGAACCCGAGGTCAGCATCGACGCTGTCGTCGGCAGTGCCATAGCGCTGCTCGCGGCGGTCCTGCCGCAGGTGCGCCGCATCACCGAAGGGCAGGTGCTGCCCGCGTCGATCCGCGTGCGCCTGCTTTCCCTGGGCGGCGAGGGGGACAGCGGCGACATCGAGGCACTGCGCCACCTGCTGGAAGATGTGCGGAGCTCACCCATCGAGGTGACCTTCGAGGCGAGGGCCTCCGCGTCGCAGCCCCCCACCGAGCTCTACCTGATCAATTCGCGCACCGTGCTGACGTCGTACTTCCACCTGCCCGGGGAGAGCGCGCAGGAACTGCACGCGCAGCCCGAGGAGCGGCTGGAGGAGACCCTGGAGTGGTTCAACTCCTGGTGGGAGCTGCTCGGGGAGCGCTAG
- a CDS encoding phosphorothioated DNA-binding restriction endonuclease: MDWLERTAKLRQWARNGTRAPHKPLLLLYALGRFQENAEGELRYSAVEEDLQKLLTEYGPPNKTTPAYPFHHLVSDGVWEVRTDRGPGSPGPVLRELRETGAAGRLAPELRSALRRDPQLLGRIARVLLDLHFPPSLHSELCESVGLEMEPVETERLSPARRQRDRRMRELVLTAYEYRCAFCGYDGRIGAVPVGLEAAHVRWWAFDGPDDVDNGLCLCSLHHKLFDKGVLGVGDGHRILVSQRFVGHSPAAREHVIALAGRPLVGPQPGARSVATAHRDWHTRQVFHGSPRPAAAGPRGELACRFGKSGSRQEIRSPAMSPRR; the protein is encoded by the coding sequence ATGGACTGGCTCGAACGCACCGCGAAGCTCAGGCAGTGGGCGAGAAACGGGACGCGCGCTCCCCATAAACCGCTGCTGCTCCTGTACGCCCTCGGTCGTTTCCAGGAGAACGCCGAGGGCGAGCTGCGGTACAGCGCGGTGGAGGAAGACCTCCAGAAACTGCTGACGGAGTACGGCCCGCCCAACAAGACCACCCCTGCCTACCCGTTCCACCACCTGGTCAGCGACGGCGTCTGGGAGGTGCGCACCGATCGCGGACCCGGCAGCCCCGGACCCGTACTGCGAGAGCTCCGGGAAACGGGAGCCGCCGGACGCCTCGCACCCGAACTGAGATCAGCGCTCCGACGCGACCCCCAACTGCTCGGCCGGATCGCACGCGTACTGCTCGACCTGCACTTCCCGCCCTCACTGCACAGCGAGTTGTGTGAATCCGTCGGCCTGGAAATGGAGCCCGTGGAGACCGAGCGGCTCTCGCCCGCGCGGCGCCAACGTGACCGGCGCATGCGCGAGTTGGTGCTCACTGCTTACGAGTACCGGTGTGCGTTCTGCGGCTACGACGGCAGGATCGGCGCCGTACCGGTCGGCCTGGAGGCGGCGCATGTGCGGTGGTGGGCGTTCGACGGCCCCGACGACGTCGACAACGGACTGTGTCTGTGCTCGCTGCACCACAAGCTCTTCGACAAGGGAGTCCTCGGCGTCGGCGACGGTCACCGGATCCTGGTCTCGCAACGCTTCGTCGGCCACAGCCCCGCCGCCCGCGAGCACGTCATAGCACTCGCGGGCCGCCCGCTCGTCGGCCCACAGCCGGGCGCCCGGTCGGTCGCGACCGCCCACCGCGACTGGCACACCCGCCAGGTGTTCCACGGAAGTCCACGCCCGGCGGCTGCCGGCCCGCGAGGCGAGCTCGCTTGCCGATTCGGCAAGTCGGGCTCCCGGCAGGAAATTCGCTCGCCCGCGATGAGCCCGCGCCGTTAG
- a CDS encoding DinB family protein, giving the protein MEISGTRTDRLGLLIDQFDRAREMAQVRLAGLGDEEYLWEPASDCWSIRRRSEATTPRAFGPGEWVLDQGAPEIPANEYEEVARQAAGGMSVAKIADDWSVSVERVEEILNHTGPLEPDTSPVTTIAWRLGHLHFCFAGTWEWTFGERKQEPKSLVDFTPSAAVAAERFWAVMDRWRAGITALTDEQLDTVGFSQYPYGSDPDEPFISVLWGSNLEFIHHMAEIALLRDLWQARHKSAP; this is encoded by the coding sequence ATGGAGATCTCGGGCACGCGAACCGACCGTCTGGGCCTGCTGATCGACCAGTTCGACCGCGCCAGGGAGATGGCCCAGGTACGGCTGGCAGGACTCGGCGACGAGGAGTACCTGTGGGAGCCCGCCTCCGATTGCTGGTCGATCCGGCGCCGGAGCGAGGCGACGACACCCAGGGCCTTCGGGCCCGGCGAATGGGTCCTCGACCAAGGCGCCCCGGAGATCCCTGCGAACGAGTACGAGGAGGTCGCCCGCCAGGCAGCCGGCGGCATGAGCGTCGCCAAGATCGCCGATGACTGGAGCGTGAGTGTCGAGCGCGTCGAGGAGATCCTCAACCACACCGGCCCGCTGGAGCCCGACACGTCACCGGTCACGACCATCGCGTGGCGGCTGGGGCACCTGCACTTCTGCTTCGCGGGAACCTGGGAGTGGACCTTCGGCGAGCGAAAGCAGGAACCGAAGTCACTGGTCGACTTCACGCCTTCCGCCGCCGTAGCGGCCGAGCGCTTCTGGGCAGTGATGGACCGCTGGCGGGCCGGCATCACCGCCCTGACCGACGAGCAACTCGACACGGTCGGCTTCTCGCAATATCCCTACGGCTCCGACCCCGACGAACCGTTCATCAGCGTCCTGTGGGGCTCCAACCTCGAGTTCATCCACCACATGGCCGAAATAGCCCTCCTCCGCGACCTCTGGCAGGCACGCCACAAGAGCGCCCCATGA